A region of the Lycium barbarum isolate Lr01 chromosome 1, ASM1917538v2, whole genome shotgun sequence genome:
TATTGTCCTAAAGTGACGTTTACCTACAACTCCACATACCATGATggtacaaaaacatatggcggTTACTCCGATATGATAGTTGTTCATCAGCGCTTTGTTCTTCAATTTCCTGACAACCTACGTTCCGATGCTGGAGCTCCTTTATTATGTGCTGGAATAGCTGTGTACAGCCCGATGAAGTACTATGGTATGACCGAACCAGGCAAGCATTTGGGTGTTGCTGGATTGGGCGGCCTTGGTCACATTGCTGTGAAGATTGGAAAGGCCTTTGGGTTAAAAGTTACTGTCATCAGCACCTCTTCAAAGAAGGAAGATGAGGCCATCAAGAAGCTTGGTGCGGATGCTTTCATTTTAAGTAGTGATCCTGCAAAAATGGAGGTATGTAAACAGAAAAAGAGAACAGGTGAGTTAATAAGATTAAGAGAAGGGAGTTAAGCGTTGTGCATGTTTATTGACCACATTTAAGTCACTAAGGTTTTATTTAAAAAATCTTCAATACCACTTCATAATTGCGAGAAAAACTTGGAAATAAAGTTCTTGATGAATCAACTAGAATAGATGCAGTATTGAGTCGGAATCTATCATCCTAAGCATTTTTATAACACGTATATGCATCAAGACCAAATTAGTTGAGGTTGACTATATAAATCTTCAATATCCAGGTAGCTCAATCACAAGTTAGTTCCGGTCCTGCTATATAGTAAGCATTGTATATATAATTTTAACATGAAGCTTAGTTGCGTGTTACTGGTTTCCGTTTGTGTTGTAAGTTTAATTTGCGTCACTAATTCCAACTACTAATCTTAGTTCCCAACTTCTATAGATTCCTCGTGTTTTTAAGTCTTGGTTCTTTTCAATGAATAACTTGCATTTATGTGTGGATTATTTTTTGACCGATTCAAGGAAAGTTGCTTTATGGACATTTTGATTTGGTGGTTGTCTATGCAGGCTGCTGTGAATACCATGGATTACATTATTGACACCATTGCTGCTGTTCATCCATTGGGTCCGTTGCTAAGTTTTCTGAAGATGGACGGTAAGCTTGTCACTGTTGGATTGCCTGAAAAGCCACTGGAGCTTCCAATTTTCCCTTTAGTTTTGGGTAAGACACAGTGATTTTGGAACATCAAGATGTTGCTTCTTTATTTTTCAACCATAGATAATTGCAGGATCATACTTAATCTTGAAAATTTGATTATTAACTAACAGGTAGGAAGCTAGTTGGGGGAAGTGACATAGGAGGTATGAAAGAGACGCAGGAAATGTTAGACTTTTGCGGAAAGCACAATATTACTGCAGATATCGAGCTGATTTCAATGGACGACATCAATAGTTCCATGGAACGACTTGCAAAATCTGATGTTAAGTACCGGTTTGTGATTGACATTGCCAACTCTTTATCCCGTCCTGATTGTTCAATGTAGCTGTCGCTGCTTCTTCCTTCATTGCCAAAAACTTGATTCTACAAATTGAGCAATTTAGTGATAGAAAATATGTAGCAAGTTGATATATGACTGGTCAGCTCGCAAGAGTTAATATTAAGACAATAAACCTTTGAGCTTCTGTGTGTTCTAATGGTTCAGTAAGCTTTGTCTCATTTTGCTAGAGCTATTTTGAATTGATTAATCTTCTTATAACGAATTGCATTAAATGTAGCTATTGACTAGTCCTAAAGATATTAGGAATGAAAGCAATTGTACCATTGATGGAACGGGGTAACACCTTCAACAAAGAAGGTTACTGAGTTTGAAAGCATAatgtaatactccctccgtcccagaataagtgtcatcttagtcaaaagcacgcatattaagaaaccaataatgcaatgtgaagtttaccaaattacccctatataataaaaataaattacttttaccttttgattagagcatgcacaagaagtaaaccttttgacattgagaatccaacaataccaaattactatgtggcttttccaatcatcatttagatgttactttattgtctaatggtaaaattggaaaaaactagtcaatttatgtcttggtttcctaaggtgacaTTTATTATGGAACAAAAAAATtggctaaagtgacacttattatgggacggagggagtatttattaATAAGAAGAATCGAGAAAGTCATCAAGCTTTGAAAAGACACGTAAGAATTACATTCGAACTTCTCCGGTAGGCTCTTGGTGTTGTAT
Encoded here:
- the LOC132599702 gene encoding probable mannitol dehydrogenase, whose protein sequence is MAKTPDKEHPRKAFGWAARDPSGILSPFDFSRRENGDDDVTVKILYCGVCHSDLHHLKDDWGFTKYPIVPGHEIVGLVTSVGSSVHKFKVRDRVGVGVIVGSCQTCDICEQSLENYCPKVTFTYNSTYHDGTKTYGGYSDMIVVHQRFVLQFPDNLRSDAGAPLLCAGIAVYSPMKYYGMTEPGKHLGVAGLGGLGHIAVKIGKAFGLKVTVISTSSKKEDEAIKKLGADAFILSSDPAKMEAAVNTMDYIIDTIAAVHPLGPLLSFLKMDGKLVTVGLPEKPLELPIFPLVLGRKLVGGSDIGGMKETQEMLDFCGKHNITADIELISMDDINSSMERLAKSDVKYRFVIDIANSLSRPDCSM